The following are encoded together in the Desulfovibrio desulfuricans DSM 642 genome:
- a CDS encoding cytochrome b/b6 domain-containing protein, with the protein MGLGEVLKTQLGLLWKFLGFFQPPVLRFLHAMVVCLIMVQVLTQLFGLGAVHMILGLVLCVLGFGLVACGLGMRGPRHYFPYLWGDMDQLARDVAAVRSGKLIIAPRPKGLACVVQGLGMGALSMALLTGLWWFRSWQMGDVSHTAASLHSIFVWLLMAYAVGHGGMALGHFFFWKQAAAKKPQAS; encoded by the coding sequence ATGGGCTTGGGTGAAGTGCTGAAAACCCAGTTGGGTTTGCTGTGGAAGTTTCTCGGATTTTTCCAGCCTCCGGTGTTGCGTTTTTTGCACGCCATGGTGGTCTGCCTGATAATGGTGCAGGTGCTGACGCAACTTTTTGGCCTTGGCGCCGTCCACATGATTCTGGGCCTTGTGCTGTGCGTGCTGGGATTTGGCCTTGTGGCATGCGGGCTTGGCATGCGTGGGCCGCGTCACTATTTTCCCTATCTGTGGGGCGACATGGACCAACTTGCCAGGGACGTTGCGGCCGTACGCAGCGGCAAGCTTATTATCGCGCCGCGCCCCAAGGGGCTTGCCTGTGTTGTGCAGGGCCTCGGCATGGGCGCCTTGAGCATGGCCTTGCTCACGGGCCTGTGGTGGTTCCGCTCGTGGCAGATGGGTGATGTGTCGCACACCGCGGCAAGCCTGCACAGCATCTTTGTATGGCTTTTGATGGCCTATGCCGTTGGGCATGGCGGCATGGCCCTGGGGCATTTTTTCTTCTGGAAGCAGGCCGCTGCAAAGAAGCCCCAGGCAAGCTAA
- a CDS encoding FAD-binding oxidoreductase, with translation MASQALIKDFEDMIGKENVFSSEADRMSYSYDSAVLPPVMPSLVVRPTTKEQLGQCVKKLYDNGIPMTVRGAGTNLSGGTIPDKSETVVILTTGLNRIIEINSDDLYAVVEPGVITAEFAATVAKKNLFYPPDPGSQAVSTLAGNIAENAGGLRGLKYGVTKDYLMGIEFFDATGEVVKSGSRTVKCVTGYNLAGMMVQSEGTLGIISEAILKLVPPPKASKALMAVFSDVQDAADAVAGIIAAHVVPCTLEFLDNNTIVRVDDFTKAGLPREAGAILLIEVDGHPAQVADDAEAVEKVLKANHATAVHVPKDAAEKFKLWEARRMALPVLARARPTTVLEDATVPRSQIPAMVKAVNDIAAKYRLEVGTFGHAGDGNLHPTFLCDKRDADEFKRVEEAIDEMFDTAIKLKGTLSGEHGIGTAKSKWMEKETSRGTILFSQRLRRALDPKGLLNSTKLVGI, from the coding sequence ATGGCAAGCCAGGCGTTGATTAAGGATTTTGAAGACATGATCGGCAAGGAAAACGTGTTCAGTTCCGAAGCCGACCGCATGAGCTATTCGTATGATTCTGCGGTGTTGCCGCCGGTCATGCCTTCTTTGGTGGTGCGCCCCACTACCAAGGAGCAGCTCGGCCAGTGTGTAAAAAAACTGTATGACAATGGTATCCCCATGACCGTGCGTGGCGCGGGAACCAACCTTTCCGGCGGCACCATCCCGGACAAGTCTGAAACTGTGGTTATTCTGACCACCGGCCTTAACCGCATCATTGAAATCAATTCTGACGACCTCTACGCTGTGGTGGAACCGGGCGTCATTACTGCTGAATTTGCGGCTACCGTTGCCAAGAAAAATCTTTTCTACCCCCCCGATCCGGGTTCCCAGGCAGTGTCCACCCTCGCGGGCAACATTGCTGAAAACGCTGGTGGCCTGCGCGGCCTCAAGTACGGCGTTACCAAGGATTACCTCATGGGCATCGAATTTTTCGACGCCACGGGCGAAGTGGTCAAATCCGGTTCGCGCACGGTCAAGTGCGTTACCGGCTACAACCTCGCCGGCATGATGGTGCAGTCTGAAGGCACGCTGGGCATTATTTCTGAAGCCATTCTCAAGCTCGTGCCGCCGCCCAAGGCCTCCAAGGCCCTGATGGCCGTGTTCTCTGACGTGCAGGACGCCGCTGACGCTGTGGCGGGCATCATTGCCGCCCACGTTGTGCCCTGTACTCTCGAATTCCTCGACAACAACACCATCGTGCGCGTGGACGACTTCACCAAGGCTGGTCTGCCGCGCGAAGCGGGCGCCATCCTGCTCATCGAAGTGGACGGCCACCCCGCTCAGGTTGCTGACGATGCCGAAGCCGTTGAAAAGGTGCTGAAGGCCAACCATGCCACTGCCGTGCACGTGCCCAAGGACGCCGCCGAAAAGTTCAAGCTGTGGGAAGCCCGCCGCATGGCCCTGCCTGTGCTGGCCCGCGCCCGGCCCACCACCGTGCTTGAAGACGCCACCGTGCCGCGTTCGCAGATCCCCGCCATGGTCAAGGCCGTCAACGACATTGCGGCCAAGTACCGCCTTGAAGTGGGCACCTTTGGTCACGCTGGCGATGGCAACCTGCATCCCACCTTCTTGTGCGACAAGCGCGACGCCGACGAATTCAAGCGCGTGGAAGAAGCCATCGACGAAATGTTCGATACGGCTATCAAGCTGAAGGGTACGCTCTCCGGCGAACACGGCATCGGCACCGCCAAGTCCAAGTGGATGGAAAAGGAAACCTCACGCGGCACCATTCTGTTCTCGCAGCGGCTGCGCCGGGCTCTTGACCCCAAGGGACTGCTTAACTCCACCAAGCTGGTGGGCATCTAG
- a CDS encoding (Fe-S)-binding protein has protein sequence MSTMHELAQRLMALDDRITACMKCGMCQAVCPMFGATGMEADVARGKLALIDNLAHEMIHDPAAVAEKLGRCLLCGSCQASCPPGVQIMDVFMEAREIVNEFIGLHPVKKMIFRSLLTKPGLFNFAMRVGAPMQGLIFGSSNDAQGTVCAPLLNFMLGDRHIHPLAKTPLHARYGALDEPRRAGGLKVAFFPGCVGDKMYTDMAEACLKVLRYHNVAVFMPKNFTCCGIPALSSGDAKGMVEQMRVNVEALKNGDFDYILSPCGSCTSTVKELWPRYAHRLGSAEKHKIEELAAKAMDINAFLVDVLKVQPAEQAQENAVSVTYHDSCHLKKSLGVVSQPRSVVAANPAYKITEMAEADRCCGCGGSFNLFHYDYSRKIGQRKRNNVVASGAKIVAAGCPACMMQLEDVLSHNHDSVRVKHTVELYAESLK, from the coding sequence ATGAGTACTATGCACGAACTGGCCCAGCGCCTTATGGCCCTGGACGACAGGATCACTGCCTGCATGAAATGCGGCATGTGCCAGGCCGTGTGCCCCATGTTCGGCGCCACCGGTATGGAAGCTGACGTGGCTCGCGGCAAGCTGGCCCTTATTGACAACCTGGCCCATGAGATGATTCATGACCCTGCGGCTGTGGCCGAAAAACTGGGCCGCTGCCTTTTGTGCGGTTCCTGTCAGGCGTCCTGCCCGCCCGGCGTCCAGATTATGGACGTCTTCATGGAAGCCCGTGAAATCGTAAACGAGTTCATCGGCCTGCACCCGGTCAAGAAGATGATCTTCCGTTCGCTTCTGACCAAGCCTGGCCTCTTCAACTTCGCCATGCGCGTTGGCGCGCCCATGCAGGGCCTTATCTTTGGCTCAAGCAACGACGCGCAGGGCACCGTGTGCGCGCCTCTGCTCAACTTCATGCTGGGCGACCGCCACATCCACCCCCTGGCAAAAACGCCTCTGCACGCCCGCTACGGCGCGCTTGACGAACCCCGCCGCGCTGGCGGGCTCAAGGTGGCGTTCTTCCCCGGCTGCGTGGGCGACAAGATGTACACCGATATGGCAGAAGCCTGCCTGAAGGTGCTGCGTTATCACAACGTGGCCGTGTTCATGCCCAAAAATTTCACCTGCTGTGGCATTCCGGCGCTTTCGTCCGGTGATGCCAAGGGTATGGTGGAGCAGATGCGCGTGAACGTGGAAGCCCTCAAAAACGGCGACTTCGACTATATCCTCAGCCCCTGCGGTTCCTGCACCTCCACGGTCAAGGAACTGTGGCCCCGCTACGCGCACCGTCTGGGTTCTGCCGAAAAGCACAAGATTGAAGAACTGGCCGCCAAGGCCATGGACATCAATGCCTTCCTGGTGGATGTGCTCAAGGTGCAGCCCGCCGAGCAGGCTCAGGAAAATGCCGTCAGCGTGACCTACCACGATTCTTGCCACCTCAAGAAGTCGCTTGGCGTTGTCAGCCAGCCCCGTTCCGTTGTTGCGGCCAACCCGGCCTACAAAATCACGGAAATGGCCGAAGCTGACCGCTGCTGCGGCTGCGGCGGATCGTTCAACCTCTTCCACTACGACTATTCGCGCAAGATCGGCCAGCGCAAGCGCAACAATGTGGTAGCTTCCGGAGCCAAGATTGTGGCCGCCGGTTGCCCTGCCTGCATGATGCAGCTTGAGGACGTGCTTTCGCACAACCATGACTCCGTGCGCGTCAAGCACACTGTGGAGTTGTACGCTGAAAGCCTGAAGTAA
- a CDS encoding LutC/YkgG family protein yields MTHQELVEAFSAKAAAVNAVVQEVPNMAAALQYVVDVCANKAPAELLADEPGTEQGPLSPNKVPTRVQRVVAAPQLGDADFAALAAACEEKGFLCIREGLRNYLAGIDVGVSTAELGVAASGTCLLNTDNEDVRLTGMISEVSVLMLRKSTIYPDLPSIAQLLRERMNEGTATYTTLVTGPSRTADIERVAAVGVHGPLELHIILLED; encoded by the coding sequence ATGACACATCAGGAATTGGTAGAAGCCTTTTCCGCCAAGGCTGCGGCTGTTAACGCCGTAGTGCAGGAAGTGCCCAACATGGCAGCCGCCTTGCAGTATGTTGTGGACGTTTGCGCCAACAAGGCTCCCGCAGAGCTTTTGGCTGACGAACCTGGCACGGAACAAGGCCCCCTTAGCCCCAATAAGGTTCCCACGCGCGTACAGCGTGTGGTGGCAGCGCCGCAGCTTGGCGACGCCGACTTTGCCGCGCTGGCAGCTGCCTGTGAAGAAAAAGGTTTTCTGTGCATCCGCGAAGGGCTGCGCAACTATCTTGCCGGTATTGACGTGGGCGTCTCCACCGCCGAGCTTGGCGTTGCCGCCAGCGGTACCTGCCTGCTCAATACCGACAACGAAGACGTGCGCCTTACGGGCATGATCTCGGAAGTTTCCGTGCTGATGCTGCGCAAGTCCACCATCTACCCCGATCTGCCCTCCATAGCCCAGTTGCTGCGCGAGCGCATGAACGAAGGTACTGCCACGTACACCACCCTGGTGACTGGCCCCAGCCGTACCGCCGACATTGAGCGCGTGGCTGCCGTGGGCGTGCATGGGCCGCTGGAACTGCATATCATTCTGCTGGAGGACTAA
- the ldhH gene encoding L-lactate dehydrogenase (quinone) large subunit LdhH yields MHDALKSSSGYHKELDEALNDEFLRRTLDTFAVAYRANREAVFKEVDEKALIKQIADAKDYACQHMDELYAQFKAEAEKRGVHVHRAATAAEANDMIVRIAKENKVKKVVKSKSMTAEEIGLNTALEGNGLIVDETDLGEWIIQLRHEGPSHMVMPAIHLSRYQVADDFTKATGVKQDSDVQRLVKVARVQLRRKFIAADMGVSGCNFAVAENGAISTVTNEGNARMVTTLPRVHVAIAGLDKLVAKLDDALVALQVLPRNATAQRLTSYVTWMCGAGPCAANADDKKILHVIFLDNGRTEIAKDPLFSQVFRCVRCGACANVCPVYRLVGGHKMGYIYIGAIGLILTYFFHGKDRARILSQNCMGCESCANVCAGGIDLPRLIREVRSRLNVEQGAPIEANLLSAVMKNRKLFHKLLKFASFAQKPFTRGAQFQRHLPAVFLGKHNFKALPAIANKSFRDRWPELAPKVQNPSFRVAIFSGCAQDFIYPEELEACVKILAAKNVAVDFPMEQSCCGLPLEMMGQRKTSMDVAKQNIAAFRGGNYDYIITLCASCAGHLKHHYPEILDQDFSTVEAQAFAAKIIDFSSFVHDVLGLKAEDFNKSAQKVTYHASCHLCRGLGVKKAPRELIGDAAEYVPCEEEEVCCGFGGSYSVKFPEISAQLLDKKIANMKATGADRLVVDCPGCVMQIRGGAEKQGLKIKVDHIAELLAENLKK; encoded by the coding sequence ATGCATGACGCCCTCAAGAGCTCATCGGGATATCATAAGGAACTGGACGAAGCCCTGAACGACGAATTTCTGCGTCGCACGCTTGATACCTTTGCCGTGGCCTACCGCGCCAACCGCGAAGCCGTGTTCAAGGAAGTGGACGAGAAAGCGCTGATCAAGCAGATCGCCGATGCCAAGGACTACGCCTGTCAGCACATGGACGAACTGTACGCTCAGTTCAAGGCCGAAGCAGAAAAGCGCGGCGTGCACGTGCACCGTGCCGCCACCGCCGCCGAAGCCAACGACATGATCGTCCGTATCGCCAAAGAAAACAAAGTGAAGAAGGTGGTCAAGTCCAAGTCCATGACCGCCGAAGAGATCGGCCTGAACACCGCGCTGGAAGGCAACGGCCTGATCGTGGACGAAACCGACCTTGGCGAATGGATCATCCAGCTGCGCCACGAAGGTCCTTCGCACATGGTTATGCCCGCCATCCACCTTTCGCGCTATCAGGTGGCCGACGACTTCACCAAGGCCACCGGCGTCAAGCAGGATTCTGACGTGCAGCGTCTGGTCAAGGTGGCCCGCGTCCAGTTGCGCCGCAAGTTCATCGCCGCCGACATGGGCGTGAGCGGCTGTAACTTTGCCGTGGCCGAAAACGGCGCGATCTCTACCGTGACCAACGAAGGCAACGCCCGCATGGTTACGACCCTGCCGCGCGTGCATGTTGCCATTGCCGGTCTGGACAAGCTCGTTGCCAAGCTGGATGACGCCCTGGTTGCTCTTCAGGTGCTGCCCCGCAACGCCACTGCCCAGCGCCTTACCTCCTATGTTACCTGGATGTGCGGCGCAGGCCCCTGTGCGGCCAATGCCGACGACAAAAAGATTCTGCACGTTATCTTTCTTGATAATGGGCGTACCGAAATCGCCAAGGATCCCCTGTTCTCGCAGGTGTTCCGCTGCGTGCGCTGCGGCGCTTGCGCCAACGTCTGCCCCGTGTACCGCCTCGTGGGTGGCCACAAGATGGGCTACATCTACATTGGCGCCATCGGCCTGATCCTTACCTACTTCTTCCACGGCAAGGATCGTGCGCGTATTCTCAGCCAGAACTGCATGGGCTGCGAATCGTGCGCCAATGTGTGCGCTGGCGGCATCGACCTGCCGCGTCTTATCCGCGAAGTGCGCTCGCGCCTCAACGTGGAACAGGGCGCGCCCATCGAAGCCAACCTGCTTTCCGCTGTGATGAAGAACCGCAAGCTGTTCCACAAGCTGCTCAAGTTCGCCAGCTTCGCCCAGAAGCCCTTCACTCGTGGGGCGCAGTTCCAGCGCCATCTGCCTGCCGTCTTCCTTGGCAAGCACAACTTCAAGGCTCTGCCCGCCATTGCCAACAAGTCCTTCCGCGACCGTTGGCCCGAATTGGCCCCCAAGGTGCAGAACCCCTCCTTCCGCGTGGCTATCTTCAGCGGTTGCGCCCAGGACTTCATCTACCCCGAAGAACTGGAAGCCTGCGTGAAGATTCTGGCCGCCAAGAACGTGGCCGTGGACTTCCCCATGGAACAGTCCTGCTGCGGCCTGCCCCTCGAAATGATGGGCCAGCGCAAAACCTCCATGGATGTGGCCAAGCAGAACATCGCCGCCTTCCGTGGCGGCAACTACGACTACATCATCACGCTGTGCGCCAGCTGCGCCGGTCATCTCAAGCACCACTACCCTGAAATCCTGGATCAGGATTTCTCCACGGTGGAAGCTCAGGCCTTTGCGGCCAAGATCATCGACTTCAGCTCCTTCGTGCATGACGTGCTGGGCCTCAAGGCCGAGGACTTCAACAAGTCCGCGCAGAAGGTCACCTACCATGCCTCGTGCCACCTGTGCCGGGGCCTGGGCGTCAAAAAGGCCCCCCGCGAGCTTATTGGCGATGCGGCTGAATACGTGCCCTGCGAGGAAGAAGAAGTGTGCTGCGGCTTTGGCGGCAGCTACTCTGTGAAGTTCCCCGAAATCTCCGCCCAGCTGCTGGACAAGAAAATCGCCAACATGAAGGCCACCGGCGCTGACCGCCTGGTGGTGGACTGCCCCGGCTGCGTCATGCAGATCCGTGGCGGTGCTGAAAAGCAGGGCCTCAAGATAAAGGTCGACCATATTGCTGAACTTCTGGCTGAAAATCTGAAAAAATAA
- a CDS encoding L-lactate permease, whose protein sequence is MSIGMLALLAIIPILVALIFMVGLRWPATRAMPLAWLVCVICGLVGWKLSPSYLLALSLQGVVVAIGVLIIVFGAILILYTLEESGGMETIQCGMQGVSRDRRLQAIIIGFMFGAFIEGAAGFGTPAALAAPLLLALGFPAMAAAVVCLVFNSVPVTFGAVGTPVIVGFSFLKNLVAESVAANPNLPFQNYDGFGAAVGQWATFMHAPMAIILTIFMLGFMTRFFGKEKSWSVGFAAWKYCVFAGVCFLVPYLACAWLLGPEFPALLAGLLGLGVVVWGTKKGFCVPKTVWEFAPHTEWDKSWTGSVPPSTKTEFRARMTQLQAWLPYVLICILLVLSRIPALGLKAWLLSFKLNFVDILGFKGVNASIDYLYLPGTFFIVVSLMTITLHKMPKAAVSRAWGESLRKMKSPTIALIFAVALVSIFRGSATNPIDVPSMPLALAQAVAAVAGSVWPVLAAFVGGLGAFITGSNTVSDLMFAEFQWNMAQALHLPRQIIVAAQAVGGAMGNMICVHNIVAACAVVGLSGREGEVLRRTFWPFMLYGTIVGIICTVLVMLNPSVF, encoded by the coding sequence ATGTCTATTGGAATGTTGGCTCTTTTAGCTATTATCCCCATCCTTGTTGCACTCATTTTTATGGTTGGCCTGCGGTGGCCAGCGACCCGAGCCATGCCACTGGCATGGCTGGTCTGCGTTATCTGCGGACTTGTGGGCTGGAAGCTTTCTCCCTCCTATCTGCTTGCTCTGTCTCTCCAGGGCGTTGTCGTTGCCATCGGTGTTCTGATTATTGTATTTGGCGCAATTCTTATTCTTTATACTCTTGAAGAAAGCGGCGGCATGGAAACCATCCAGTGCGGCATGCAGGGCGTCAGCCGTGACCGCCGTCTGCAAGCCATCATTATTGGCTTCATGTTTGGAGCCTTTATTGAAGGCGCTGCCGGCTTTGGCACTCCTGCCGCTCTTGCCGCGCCCCTGCTGCTTGCTCTGGGCTTTCCGGCCATGGCCGCAGCCGTGGTCTGCCTGGTGTTCAACTCCGTGCCAGTTACCTTTGGCGCAGTGGGCACGCCTGTTATCGTTGGTTTCAGCTTTCTTAAAAATCTTGTGGCGGAATCCGTTGCCGCCAACCCCAATTTGCCCTTCCAGAATTATGACGGATTTGGTGCGGCTGTAGGCCAGTGGGCAACCTTTATGCATGCCCCCATGGCTATTATCCTCACCATTTTCATGCTGGGCTTCATGACCCGCTTTTTTGGCAAGGAAAAATCCTGGTCTGTTGGCTTTGCCGCGTGGAAGTACTGCGTTTTTGCGGGTGTTTGCTTCCTTGTGCCGTACCTTGCCTGTGCGTGGTTGCTTGGCCCTGAATTCCCCGCTCTGCTTGCGGGCCTGCTTGGCCTTGGCGTTGTGGTGTGGGGTACCAAAAAGGGATTTTGCGTTCCCAAGACGGTGTGGGAATTTGCCCCGCATACAGAATGGGACAAAAGCTGGACAGGCTCCGTGCCCCCCAGCACCAAGACAGAATTCCGTGCGCGCATGACCCAGCTCCAGGCATGGTTGCCCTACGTGCTGATCTGCATCCTGCTGGTGCTTTCGCGCATTCCTGCGCTTGGCCTCAAGGCTTGGCTGCTGAGTTTCAAACTGAACTTTGTTGATATCCTGGGATTCAAGGGCGTAAACGCTTCCATTGATTATCTGTATCTGCCCGGCACGTTCTTTATCGTGGTGTCGCTCATGACCATCACCTTGCACAAGATGCCCAAGGCCGCGGTTTCCCGAGCTTGGGGCGAAAGCCTGCGCAAGATGAAGTCCCCAACCATTGCCCTGATTTTTGCCGTGGCGCTGGTGTCCATTTTCCGTGGCTCAGCGACAAACCCCATTGATGTGCCCTCCATGCCCTTGGCTTTGGCCCAGGCAGTGGCCGCTGTGGCTGGTTCGGTGTGGCCTGTTCTGGCTGCCTTTGTGGGCGGTCTTGGTGCCTTTATCACGGGCTCCAACACGGTTTCTGACCTTATGTTTGCTGAATTCCAGTGGAACATGGCTCAGGCCCTGCACCTGCCCCGTCAGATCATCGTGGCGGCTCAAGCCGTTGGCGGTGCCATGGGCAACATGATCTGCGTGCACAATATCGTGGCCGCCTGCGCGGTTGTGGGCCTGTCGGGCCGCGAAGGCGAGGTTCTGCGCCGCACGTTCTGGCCCTTCATGCTCTACGGCACCATCGTGGGCATTATCTGCACCGTGCTGGTGATGCTTAATCCTAGCGTGTTCTAG